A single genomic interval of Pirellulales bacterium harbors:
- a CDS encoding DUF1501 domain-containing protein gives MNRDGAVGRRDFLRGIATVATAGSALNWADLVTAEAPALRQRGMACILLWMQGGPSQFETFSPKPGHSNGGETKAISTAVAGIQIADSYPEIAKQMKHLAIVRSMTSKEGAHPRATQLLHTGYLPMASVKYPTLGSLVAHESAERTSELPSFVRIGGGRNSGGGAGFLGAQYDPFDIGDANSPPTNATPATEVARFKQRLGLLDRLESAAQGGQLSAETSEHRQLYQRALKMILSPEMKAFDLSKEPEKLRDAYGRTQFGAGCLLARRLIESGVTFVEVALNGWDTHQDNFKRTTALSEQVDRPFAALLADLHDRGMIDQTLVIWMGEFGRTPRINPNGGRDHYPRAFNVALAGGGVRGGQTIGETDAGGNDVKSRPVTVHDLFQTFCKSLRIDATKENMSSIGRPIKIVDGGKPVVELFG, from the coding sequence ATGAACCGTGATGGTGCCGTCGGCCGGCGCGATTTTCTCCGCGGTATTGCGACCGTAGCAACTGCCGGCAGCGCACTGAACTGGGCCGATCTGGTGACGGCCGAAGCTCCGGCGCTGCGCCAGCGCGGGATGGCGTGCATTCTGCTTTGGATGCAAGGCGGGCCGAGCCAGTTTGAGACGTTCAGCCCCAAGCCCGGACACAGCAATGGCGGCGAGACGAAAGCCATATCGACGGCGGTTGCGGGCATTCAAATTGCCGACAGCTATCCTGAAATTGCCAAGCAGATGAAACATTTAGCGATCGTACGCTCAATGACCAGCAAGGAAGGGGCGCATCCGCGGGCCACGCAACTGTTGCACACCGGCTATTTGCCGATGGCCAGTGTGAAATATCCCACGCTCGGTTCGCTCGTGGCCCACGAGAGTGCCGAACGGACCAGCGAACTTCCCTCGTTCGTTCGCATCGGCGGTGGCCGCAACAGCGGCGGTGGAGCGGGATTCCTCGGCGCCCAGTACGACCCGTTCGACATCGGCGACGCGAACTCGCCGCCGACGAACGCCACGCCGGCCACCGAGGTCGCTCGATTCAAGCAGCGGCTTGGCCTGCTCGACCGCCTCGAGAGCGCGGCGCAAGGTGGCCAGTTGTCGGCAGAGACCTCCGAGCATCGCCAGCTCTATCAGCGCGCCTTGAAGATGATTCTCAGCCCCGAGATGAAAGCGTTCGATCTGAGCAAAGAGCCAGAAAAATTGCGCGACGCGTACGGCCGTACTCAATTTGGAGCCGGTTGCTTGCTCGCACGGCGATTGATCGAATCGGGCGTTACATTTGTCGAGGTCGCTTTGAACGGCTGGGATACGCACCAAGACAATTTCAAACGTACCACCGCGCTGTCGGAACAAGTCGATCGGCCGTTCGCCGCCTTGCTGGCCGATTTGCACGACCGCGGCATGATCGACCAAACGCTCGTTATCTGGATGGGTGAATTCGGCCGCACACCGCGAATTAATCCCAACGGTGGCCGCGATCATTATCCGCGGGCATTCAATGTGGCCCTGGCAGGGGGTGGCGTGCGCGGCGGCCAGACGATCGGCGAAACCGACGCCGGCGGCAACGACGTAAAAAGTCGCCCGGTAACCGTTCACGATTTATTTCAAACTTTCTGCAAAAGCCTGCGCATCGATGCGACGAAGGAAAACATGAGTTCCATCGGCCGGCCGATCAAGATCGTCGATGGTGGCAAACCGGTCGTGGAGTTATTTGGCTAA
- a CDS encoding class I SAM-dependent methyltransferase, with product MTIPYRDDLAYIHDVGHGEFARRAVPGLLKVLREGKVTSGLVIDLGCGSGIWTEQLLAAGFDAQGIDISPAMIQLAQQRAPQANFRCESFLRAKLPTCAAVTSIGECVNYLFDRQHKPAAALAKMFGRIHRALQPGGHLIFDFLTPQLLLRGDPPRRFREGDDWAVLVEVETNTRRQQLTRHITSFRQVGKLFRRDRESHLVQLLDERKLAAQLHSLGFRVVRLAGYGDMKFAAGHVGLLAVKDKL from the coding sequence ATGACCATTCCTTATCGTGACGACTTGGCCTACATTCATGACGTCGGCCACGGCGAATTTGCTCGCCGGGCAGTACCGGGTTTGCTGAAGGTTCTGCGCGAGGGAAAAGTGACTTCCGGGCTGGTGATCGACCTGGGCTGCGGCAGCGGCATTTGGACGGAGCAATTGTTGGCGGCCGGATTTGATGCGCAAGGGATCGACATTTCGCCCGCGATGATTCAGTTGGCCCAGCAGCGAGCGCCGCAAGCGAACTTCCGCTGCGAGTCGTTTTTGCGAGCAAAACTGCCGACGTGCGCGGCGGTTACTTCGATTGGCGAATGCGTCAATTATTTATTCGACAGGCAGCACAAACCTGCTGCCGCCCTGGCGAAGATGTTTGGCCGCATCCATCGTGCGCTTCAGCCAGGAGGCCATTTGATCTTTGACTTTCTGACGCCGCAACTACTGCTTCGCGGCGATCCACCGCGGCGGTTCCGCGAAGGCGACGATTGGGCGGTGCTCGTGGAGGTCGAAACCAATACGCGCCGCCAGCAGCTTACTCGCCACATCACGTCGTTTCGACAAGTGGGAAAACTCTTCCGCCGCGATCGGGAATCGCACCTGGTGCAATTGCTCGACGAACGGAAGCTTGCCGCCCAATTACACTCGCTCGGCTTTCGAGTCGTTCGGCTAGCGGGCTACGGCGACATGAAATTCGCTGCCGGCCACGTCGGGCTACTGGCTGTGAAGGATAAACTTTGA
- a CDS encoding polyphosphate kinase 2 family protein yields the protein MAKLREIIDSCHIKPGKKFKLKDHDPAWAGNPDVPKKERKEFAEHSLTQDVAELANAQELLYASDTWSLLIVLQAMDAAGKDGTIKHVMSGINPQGCQIYSFKQPTSEELDHNFLWRNMVCLPERGKIGIFNRSYYEEVLVVKVHPELLAAQRIPDAKVNDNFWKARYNDINHFEQHLARNGTRIVKFYLNLSKAEQRERFLARIENPDKHWKISPSDISERKYWDDYMQAYDECISETSTDWAPWYVIPADHKWVSRALIARILTHEIDSLNLTFPEVSPTKKKEIEAAKQLLETEEKNS from the coding sequence ATGGCCAAATTACGCGAAATCATCGATTCCTGTCACATCAAGCCCGGCAAGAAGTTCAAGCTGAAAGATCACGATCCCGCCTGGGCCGGCAACCCAGATGTCCCCAAAAAGGAACGCAAAGAGTTCGCGGAACATTCGCTGACGCAGGACGTCGCCGAACTCGCCAACGCGCAAGAATTGCTCTACGCCTCCGACACCTGGTCGCTGCTCATCGTGCTGCAGGCGATGGATGCGGCGGGCAAAGATGGCACGATCAAGCATGTGATGTCGGGCATCAATCCGCAAGGCTGCCAAATCTATAGCTTCAAACAGCCAACGAGCGAAGAACTCGATCACAACTTTCTGTGGCGAAACATGGTGTGCTTGCCGGAGCGCGGCAAAATCGGCATCTTCAACCGCTCCTACTACGAGGAAGTGCTGGTCGTAAAGGTGCATCCAGAGTTACTGGCGGCTCAACGAATTCCCGACGCCAAGGTGAACGACAACTTTTGGAAGGCGCGCTACAATGACATCAACCACTTCGAGCAGCACCTCGCGCGCAACGGCACCCGGATTGTGAAATTCTATCTCAATCTCTCGAAGGCCGAGCAGCGCGAGCGATTCTTGGCCCGCATCGAGAACCCCGACAAACATTGGAAAATCTCGCCGTCCGATATTTCCGAACGCAAGTATTGGGACGATTACATGCAGGCGTACGACGAGTGCATCAGCGAAACCAGCACGGATTGGGCCCCGTGGTACGTGATTCCTGCCGACCACAAGTGGGTAAGCCGCGCCCTAATCGCAAGAATCTTGACTCACGAAATTGACTCGCTGAACTTGACGTTCCCAGAAGTAAGCCCAACGAAAAAAAAGGAAATCGAGGCGGCCAAGCAGCTACTCGAAACAGAAGAGAAGAATTCTTGA
- the tig gene encoding trigger factor — translation MAETQTESPDIDDAEVEREPLKLEIKIDQPSTCQRHVIVKIPHDDVEKYFDKAFTNLLPTAQVPGFRAGRAPRKLVEHRFRKEVKDQVKADLLMDAMAQVTEDQKLAAISEPEFDVAAVEVPDDGPLTFEFDIEVRPEFDLPNWKGLTIERPTRQFSESDLDEQMKRLLSRHGRLVPYEGAAGAEDYVVVNLTFKDGETVVSRVEELSICIRPTLSFRDGKIEKFDQLMIGAAAGQSRSASAKLSDDAPNEALRGKSVTAEFEVLEVKKLELPDLNPAMLDEIGGFDTEAELRQAVRRDLERQLEYHQQQRARQQITQVLVASANWELPPALLRRQSRRELERAVLELRRSGFAESAIRAHENELRQNSLLSTARALKEHFILERIAEEEKIEDEPADYDTEIKLIAEQSGKTARRVRAQLEKRGLMDVLRNQIVERKTIALVQQHAVFKDVPFKIEAPDTEAVDESAGGDDAEEAIPEAKQAGEAEPLREPQMRT, via the coding sequence ATGGCTGAAACACAAACCGAATCACCCGACATCGACGACGCCGAAGTTGAACGCGAGCCGCTCAAGCTGGAAATCAAGATCGACCAGCCGAGTACGTGCCAGCGTCACGTAATCGTGAAAATTCCCCACGACGACGTCGAGAAGTATTTCGACAAGGCGTTTACCAACCTTTTGCCTACCGCGCAAGTGCCAGGCTTTCGCGCCGGCCGCGCGCCGCGCAAATTGGTCGAACATCGCTTTCGGAAGGAAGTGAAAGACCAGGTGAAGGCCGACTTGCTCATGGACGCGATGGCCCAAGTGACCGAAGATCAAAAACTGGCCGCGATCAGCGAACCGGAATTCGACGTGGCCGCGGTCGAAGTGCCCGACGACGGGCCGCTGACGTTCGAGTTCGACATCGAAGTGCGGCCCGAATTCGATCTGCCGAATTGGAAAGGGCTGACGATCGAGCGGCCGACGCGTCAGTTCAGCGAAAGCGACCTCGACGAGCAGATGAAGCGGTTGCTGTCGCGCCACGGCCGACTGGTCCCCTACGAAGGGGCAGCCGGTGCCGAAGACTACGTCGTCGTCAATCTTACCTTTAAGGACGGAGAGACCGTCGTTTCTCGCGTGGAAGAGTTGTCGATTTGTATTCGGCCCACGCTCAGCTTCCGCGACGGCAAGATCGAGAAGTTCGACCAATTGATGATCGGCGCCGCGGCCGGCCAGTCGCGGTCGGCTAGCGCCAAGCTGTCGGATGATGCGCCCAACGAAGCCCTCCGCGGCAAATCGGTGACCGCCGAATTTGAAGTGCTCGAAGTCAAGAAGCTGGAACTGCCCGATCTGAACCCAGCAATGCTCGACGAGATCGGCGGATTTGATACTGAAGCAGAGCTTCGCCAGGCAGTCCGCCGCGATCTGGAAAGGCAGCTTGAGTATCATCAGCAGCAACGCGCACGGCAGCAGATTACGCAGGTGCTGGTGGCCTCGGCCAATTGGGAATTGCCGCCGGCGCTGCTCCGTCGCCAAAGCCGGCGGGAGCTGGAACGAGCGGTGCTGGAGCTGCGCCGTAGCGGCTTCGCCGAAAGCGCCATTCGCGCTCACGAAAACGAACTGCGCCAAAACAGCTTGCTATCGACCGCGCGAGCGCTCAAGGAACACTTCATTCTCGAGCGAATCGCCGAGGAAGAAAAAATCGAAGACGAGCCGGCAGACTACGACACGGAGATTAAGCTGATCGCCGAACAAAGCGGCAAGACGGCTCGTCGCGTCCGCGCACAATTAGAAAAGCGCGGGCTGATGGACGTGCTGCGCAACCAAATTGTCGAGCGGAAGACGATCGCGCTGGTGCAGCAGCACGCCGTTTTCAAGGATGTGCCGTTCAAAATCGAAGCCCCAGATACTGAGGCCGTCGATGAATCGGCCGGCGGCGATGACGCCGAAGAGGCCATTCCCGAAGCAAAGCAGGCAGGTGAAGCGGAACCCCTACGCGAACCGCAGATGCGAACGTAG
- a CDS encoding ATP-dependent Clp protease proteolytic subunit — protein sequence MNSFDAALDPRLAAVAPQLNYRDYQRQRTLTLGDLLLENRIILLQGEIYDGNANEVVMKLLYLQSENRRKDIHFYINSPGGSVTATMAMYDTMQILSCQVATYCMGLAASGGAVILAGGGKGKRFALPNAKIMIHQPYGQVGGQVSDIEIQADEILKTREALNRILAKHTGQPMERIAKDTDRDRYLTAIEAKEYGLVDEVLDKPLSQPEEDDVEKK from the coding sequence ATGAATTCATTCGATGCCGCGCTCGATCCACGGCTGGCAGCGGTCGCCCCGCAGTTGAACTATCGCGATTACCAGCGTCAGCGGACGCTGACGTTGGGCGATTTGCTGCTGGAAAACCGCATTATCCTTCTGCAGGGAGAAATCTACGACGGTAACGCCAACGAAGTCGTGATGAAGCTACTCTATTTGCAGAGCGAAAATCGCCGCAAAGACATTCACTTTTACATCAATTCCCCCGGCGGCAGCGTCACCGCGACTATGGCGATGTACGACACGATGCAAATTCTGTCGTGCCAGGTGGCCACCTACTGCATGGGTCTGGCCGCCAGCGGCGGTGCGGTCATTTTGGCTGGCGGCGGCAAAGGAAAGCGCTTTGCCTTGCCCAACGCCAAGATTATGATCCATCAGCCCTACGGGCAAGTCGGTGGACAAGTTTCCGACATCGAAATTCAGGCCGACGAGATTTTGAAGACCCGCGAAGCGCTCAACCGAATCCTGGCCAAACACACCGGGCAGCCAATGGAGAGAATCGCCAAAGATACCGATCGCGATCGATATTTGACCGCCATCGAAGCCAAGGAATACGGCTTGGTGG